A window of the Corallococcus exiguus genome harbors these coding sequences:
- a CDS encoding SpoIID/LytB domain-containing protein, with protein sequence MRGRGLDRRYAAALSLEARDGELIVVATFALEAYVAAVTASETEIDTPFEALRAQAITARSYVLASGKRHDEARACDLTHCQVLRGEGFARHLRRARDAARSTEGVVLRLPGGAVALAPFHASCGGHTAEPVAVFGAPDLTGAAAVPDRCPASPWRAVVPRALVTAAASVAVGVPAQAEDLLLDRDSSGAVVRIVDRASGRDGRGDAFFRALGARAGWDRIRSARFSMTLGGDQALLEGQGHGHGVGLCQAGAALLARQGWTAEQLLAHYFPRALLETPRDK encoded by the coding sequence GTGCGTGGCCGTGGCTTGGACCGGCGCTATGCGGCCGCGCTTTCGCTGGAGGCCAGGGACGGTGAACTGATCGTCGTCGCCACCTTCGCGCTGGAGGCCTACGTCGCCGCCGTCACCGCGAGCGAGACCGAGATCGACACCCCCTTCGAGGCGCTCCGTGCCCAGGCCATCACCGCGCGCAGCTATGTGCTCGCTTCCGGCAAGCGGCACGACGAGGCCCGCGCCTGCGATCTCACCCACTGCCAGGTCCTTCGCGGTGAGGGCTTCGCCCGCCACCTGCGCCGCGCACGCGATGCCGCCCGCTCCACGGAAGGCGTCGTGCTGCGGCTGCCCGGTGGCGCAGTGGCCCTCGCTCCATTCCACGCGAGCTGCGGCGGACATACGGCCGAGCCCGTGGCGGTGTTCGGTGCCCCCGACCTCACCGGTGCCGCCGCCGTGCCCGACCGCTGTCCCGCGTCTCCGTGGCGCGCCGTCGTGCCTCGCGCGTTGGTGACGGCCGCGGCTTCGGTCGCGGTCGGTGTCCCCGCGCAGGCGGAGGATCTGCTGCTGGACAGGGACTCCAGCGGCGCGGTGGTGCGCATCGTGGACCGCGCTTCGGGACGCGATGGCCGCGGCGACGCGTTCTTCCGCGCGCTCGGAGCACGTGCCGGTTGGGATCGGATCCGCAGCGCGCGGTTCTCGATGACGCTTGGCGGTGACCAGGCACTCCTCGAAGGACAGGGCCACGGCCACGGAGTCGGCCTCTGTCAGGCCGGCGCGGCCCTGCTCGCACGGCAGGGCTGGACCGCGGAGCAGTTGCTCGCGCACTACTTCCCGCGCGCCCTTCTGGAGACGCCGCGGGACAAGTGA
- a CDS encoding Ig-like domain-containing alpha-2-macroglobulin family protein, with protein MRRLSLLALCLVVATACSCGDKDSKGGPPETGTAPTPSSKSPGLAVEPLPEPPALKIDAEDAASQGPLSIAAARPTGQVYGSARPTITFTKPMIALGSVAAERGLAAPATIAPALEGEWRWLGSASVEFVPSAPAKMGTQYTVTVPAGLKAMDGTALAQPYTFQFETQRPSLQTAQPESEFRWVQPEQVFTLTFNQAVKDLAQHARLEPATGAPVPLTLVKTTPLADVKEVQVGSGPARKSQDRRVKYELKPAQKLPSGTQFTLVVDGELTGTDGPLPMGEAVRYAYATYGALKVESAGACVFTWGEEQCSYGPLILFTSNELDVASLKGKVTLEPKAEIDWERVQTQMPWGGSELKNPYVSLPGRYRPGTTYKIKVAEGYKDLFGQTGPAFQGQVKLSDVEPSFDSGSREALVEASGDGSIPLVTTNVPEVLAEVWSLSPAELARFIDTNEWPSSEPYRTTVDTKAARNLERTSPLDLRPAFNGAKTGLFLARLDAPSLKQKYPRRVIGQVTDLAVHAKLGAASGVVWVTSLATGAPVPDAQLTLWDKQGTEHWTGTTDANGLAKVPGLSELLKPKDESTWNTPWAMVSAVKDTDIGVTLSTWEGGMSPGAFSLQSAWEGRVPDSLGFVFADRGIYRPGDDVMLKGVARYRRLGVLKSPPANAKAQVTVTSSRGEKVFQTEATVTKYGTFRADLKLGKDIPLGYYDVAAKLKVGGETLNYGGTFRVEEYRAPQFRVDVAVPKKDVAAGEPLTARVDARYLFGGAMGDAQVRWSVQRVSSFFTPPGNEAFTFGVNTWWWDDDQPEHSSESFGSGDGRTDAQGQLALAVGSADAPGGKTWEYTLEAEVEDVNRQRVANRNLIIVHPADVYAGLRTLSTGFAEAGKEVALELVAVSPEGKRQDGVAVDVNIKRREWKSIRKKGDGGQWFTVTEPVETEAAKCSVKSAATPQPCKFTPAEPGLYVMEAVATDAKGRKATTRDSLYVTGSGWVSWQRNDTDRIDLVADKQLYDVGDTAKILVKSPYPQADAILTVEREGVLSVRRVKLKGSATALDVPLGEGAIPNVFVGVVLVRGRVEAAKGIESGDDPGRPAVRVGYTQLKVEKKAKRLSVALTPDAPEKRPRDKVTVDVAVKDSTGKGTKSEVTLWAVDEGVLRLTGYKAPDPLDAMFQERGLSVRIGEPLIHLVLRKLYGEKGSRPGGSGGSDTTGSGIRSNFKTTAVFQSVETDDQGMAKVEFTLPDNLTTFRIMAVAVTDADRFGVGESKVQVAKPLLALPALPRLVRVGDKAEAGVVIHTTNPAIKEVKVTAQLTGVRVEGPSEKTVQLDGKAREVRFTFVAEQPGTAVLRFAVAGGGETDAVEQKIPVQLPVGMEAVAVYGDTTSERVEGLKPPGGVRPGMGGLSLTMSSTVMGGFDESMNQLVDYPYGCLEQMSSRLVPFVALRELSGKFGVAWTGGSDEQKQAFVRGFLSEDALKTQGSLDPDTVVTATVRKIQALQNHDGGFRFWASSECSSPYASAYATLALARAKEVGYPVEAAVLDKAKKYLADKVAAGVCTQCAYGCNAPGLETRVFALYTLSRMGAPRPSYYNELFEQRQKLPLFAQAMLTDAIFVGKGNRAQGQKLLQELLNKAQESAAGVHFQETDAKTYAPLWSSDTRTTALVLQTLVDVQPDHPYVSKMGRYLASAREGDGRFRNTQEAAFTLMALSEVVRRKETAVPSFEAVVKLGGQVIASADFKGRDMGVKTVQVPVEKLGPADKAQPLTFGVNGTGNLYYGALLRYAPAQLPVDPMDRGIIVQRWFEPYTGGGQAKAARAGELVRVRVRVATPMRRNFVAVDVPLPAGLEPVDTSLASTARLPGPAGSGQEEGPGEGYEYESEEDLSETDESENVWATRFWSPFNHTEMRDDRVVFFADELPPGVHVATFVARATTPGDFLLKPAHAEEMYAPEVFGRSEGGRFPVLMPDEVASK; from the coding sequence ATGCGCAGACTCTCTCTGCTGGCCCTCTGCCTCGTCGTCGCGACCGCGTGTTCCTGCGGCGACAAGGACTCGAAGGGCGGCCCCCCGGAGACCGGCACCGCGCCGACTCCGTCCTCGAAGTCCCCTGGCCTCGCCGTCGAGCCGTTGCCCGAGCCTCCCGCGCTGAAGATCGACGCGGAGGACGCCGCGTCGCAAGGCCCGCTCTCCATCGCGGCCGCGCGGCCGACGGGCCAGGTCTATGGCAGCGCCCGGCCGACCATCACCTTCACCAAGCCGATGATCGCCCTGGGCTCGGTCGCCGCGGAGCGTGGCCTGGCGGCCCCCGCGACCATCGCCCCCGCGCTGGAAGGTGAGTGGCGCTGGCTGGGCTCCGCGAGCGTGGAGTTCGTGCCGAGCGCTCCCGCGAAGATGGGGACGCAGTACACGGTGACGGTGCCCGCGGGCCTCAAGGCCATGGACGGCACCGCGCTGGCGCAGCCGTACACCTTCCAGTTCGAGACGCAGCGCCCCTCGCTCCAGACCGCGCAGCCGGAGTCGGAGTTCCGCTGGGTGCAGCCGGAGCAGGTCTTCACGCTGACCTTCAACCAGGCCGTGAAGGACCTGGCGCAGCACGCGCGCCTGGAGCCCGCGACCGGCGCGCCCGTGCCGCTCACGCTGGTGAAGACGACGCCGCTCGCGGACGTGAAGGAAGTGCAGGTGGGCAGCGGTCCGGCGCGCAAGTCGCAGGACCGCCGCGTGAAGTACGAGCTGAAGCCCGCGCAGAAGCTGCCCTCGGGGACGCAGTTCACCCTGGTGGTGGACGGTGAGCTGACGGGCACGGATGGCCCGCTGCCCATGGGCGAGGCGGTGCGCTACGCCTACGCCACCTATGGCGCGCTCAAGGTGGAGTCCGCGGGCGCGTGCGTGTTCACCTGGGGCGAGGAGCAGTGCTCCTACGGCCCGCTCATCCTCTTCACGTCGAACGAGCTGGATGTGGCCTCGCTCAAGGGCAAGGTGACGCTGGAGCCGAAGGCGGAGATCGACTGGGAGCGCGTGCAGACGCAGATGCCCTGGGGGGGCTCGGAGCTGAAGAACCCCTACGTGTCGCTGCCCGGCCGCTACCGCCCCGGCACCACGTACAAGATCAAGGTCGCGGAAGGGTACAAGGACCTCTTCGGCCAGACGGGCCCGGCCTTCCAGGGCCAGGTGAAGTTGTCGGACGTGGAGCCGTCCTTCGACTCCGGCTCTCGCGAAGCGCTGGTGGAGGCGTCGGGTGACGGCTCCATCCCGCTGGTGACGACCAACGTTCCGGAGGTGCTGGCGGAGGTGTGGTCGCTGTCCCCCGCCGAGCTCGCGCGGTTCATCGACACCAACGAGTGGCCGTCCTCGGAGCCCTACCGCACGACGGTGGACACGAAGGCCGCGCGCAACCTGGAGCGCACCTCGCCGCTCGACCTGCGCCCGGCGTTCAACGGGGCGAAGACGGGCCTGTTCCTCGCGCGGCTGGATGCGCCGTCGCTCAAGCAGAAGTATCCGCGCCGGGTCATCGGGCAGGTGACGGACCTGGCGGTGCACGCGAAGCTGGGCGCGGCCTCCGGTGTGGTGTGGGTGACGTCGCTGGCGACGGGCGCTCCGGTGCCGGACGCGCAGCTCACGCTCTGGGACAAGCAGGGCACGGAGCACTGGACGGGGACGACGGACGCCAACGGCCTGGCGAAGGTGCCGGGCTTGTCGGAGCTGCTCAAGCCCAAGGACGAGTCCACCTGGAACACGCCCTGGGCCATGGTGTCCGCGGTGAAGGACACGGACATCGGCGTGACGCTGTCCACGTGGGAAGGCGGCATGTCGCCCGGCGCGTTCTCGCTGCAGAGCGCGTGGGAGGGACGCGTCCCGGACAGCCTGGGCTTCGTGTTCGCCGACCGTGGCATCTACCGCCCCGGTGACGACGTGATGCTCAAGGGCGTGGCGCGCTACCGCCGCCTGGGCGTGCTCAAGTCGCCGCCCGCGAACGCGAAGGCGCAGGTGACGGTGACCAGCTCGCGCGGCGAGAAGGTCTTCCAGACGGAGGCCACCGTCACGAAGTACGGCACCTTCCGCGCGGACCTCAAGCTGGGCAAGGACATTCCGCTTGGCTACTACGACGTGGCCGCGAAGCTGAAGGTCGGCGGCGAGACGCTGAACTACGGCGGCACCTTCCGCGTGGAGGAGTACCGCGCGCCGCAGTTCCGCGTGGACGTGGCGGTGCCGAAGAAGGACGTCGCGGCCGGCGAGCCGCTCACCGCCCGCGTGGACGCGCGCTACCTGTTCGGCGGCGCCATGGGCGACGCGCAGGTGCGCTGGAGCGTGCAGCGTGTGAGCTCCTTCTTCACGCCCCCGGGCAATGAAGCCTTCACCTTCGGGGTGAACACCTGGTGGTGGGACGACGATCAGCCGGAGCACAGCAGCGAATCGTTCGGCTCCGGTGACGGCCGCACGGACGCGCAGGGCCAGCTGGCGCTGGCGGTCGGCTCCGCGGACGCGCCCGGTGGCAAGACGTGGGAGTACACGCTGGAGGCGGAGGTGGAGGACGTCAACCGCCAGCGCGTGGCCAACCGCAACCTCATCATCGTGCACCCCGCGGATGTCTACGCGGGCCTGCGCACGCTCTCCACCGGCTTCGCGGAGGCCGGCAAGGAGGTGGCCCTGGAGCTGGTCGCCGTATCGCCCGAGGGCAAGCGCCAGGACGGCGTCGCGGTGGATGTGAACATCAAGCGCCGCGAGTGGAAGTCCATCCGCAAGAAGGGCGATGGCGGCCAGTGGTTCACCGTCACGGAGCCGGTGGAGACGGAAGCGGCGAAGTGCTCGGTGAAGAGCGCGGCGACGCCGCAGCCGTGCAAGTTCACCCCGGCCGAGCCCGGCCTCTACGTGATGGAGGCGGTGGCCACGGACGCGAAGGGCCGCAAGGCGACGACGCGTGACTCGCTCTACGTCACCGGCTCCGGCTGGGTGTCCTGGCAGCGCAACGACACGGACCGCATCGACCTGGTGGCGGACAAGCAGCTGTACGACGTGGGCGACACCGCGAAGATTCTCGTGAAGAGCCCGTACCCGCAGGCGGACGCCATCCTCACGGTGGAGCGCGAGGGCGTGCTCAGCGTGCGCCGCGTGAAGCTCAAGGGCAGCGCCACCGCGCTGGACGTCCCTCTGGGTGAGGGCGCCATCCCCAACGTCTTCGTGGGCGTGGTGCTGGTGCGCGGCCGCGTGGAGGCGGCCAAGGGCATCGAGTCCGGTGATGACCCGGGCCGCCCCGCGGTTCGCGTGGGCTACACGCAGCTGAAGGTGGAGAAGAAGGCCAAGCGCCTGTCGGTGGCGCTGACGCCGGACGCGCCGGAGAAGCGCCCGCGCGACAAGGTGACGGTGGACGTCGCGGTGAAGGACTCGACGGGCAAGGGCACGAAGTCCGAAGTCACGCTCTGGGCCGTGGACGAAGGCGTGCTGCGGTTGACGGGCTACAAGGCCCCGGATCCGCTGGACGCGATGTTCCAGGAGCGCGGCCTGTCGGTGCGCATCGGCGAGCCGCTCATCCACCTGGTGCTGCGCAAGCTGTACGGCGAGAAGGGCTCGCGGCCGGGCGGCTCCGGCGGCTCCGACACGACGGGCTCCGGCATCCGGTCCAACTTCAAGACGACGGCGGTGTTCCAGTCGGTGGAGACGGACGACCAGGGCATGGCGAAGGTGGAGTTCACGCTGCCGGACAACCTGACCACCTTCCGCATCATGGCGGTGGCCGTGACGGACGCGGACCGCTTTGGCGTGGGCGAGAGCAAGGTGCAGGTGGCCAAGCCGCTGTTGGCGCTGCCGGCGCTGCCCCGGCTGGTGCGCGTGGGTGACAAGGCGGAGGCGGGCGTGGTCATCCACACCACCAACCCGGCCATCAAGGAGGTCAAGGTCACCGCGCAACTCACGGGCGTGCGCGTGGAGGGGCCCTCGGAGAAGACGGTGCAGCTGGACGGCAAGGCCCGCGAGGTGCGCTTCACCTTCGTGGCCGAGCAGCCGGGCACCGCGGTGCTGCGCTTCGCCGTCGCCGGTGGCGGTGAGACGGACGCGGTGGAGCAGAAGATCCCCGTGCAGCTGCCCGTGGGCATGGAGGCGGTGGCGGTCTACGGCGATACCACCAGCGAGCGCGTGGAGGGGCTCAAGCCGCCGGGCGGCGTGCGCCCGGGCATGGGCGGCCTCTCGCTGACGATGTCCTCCACGGTGATGGGCGGGTTCGACGAGTCGATGAACCAGCTGGTGGACTACCCCTACGGCTGCCTGGAGCAGATGTCGTCGCGGCTGGTGCCGTTCGTCGCGCTGCGCGAGCTGTCCGGCAAGTTCGGCGTGGCGTGGACCGGTGGTTCGGATGAGCAGAAGCAGGCGTTCGTGCGCGGCTTCCTCAGCGAGGACGCGCTGAAGACGCAGGGCTCGCTGGATCCGGACACGGTGGTGACGGCGACGGTGCGCAAGATCCAGGCGCTCCAGAACCACGACGGCGGCTTCCGCTTCTGGGCCTCCAGTGAGTGCTCCTCGCCGTATGCGTCCGCGTACGCGACGCTGGCGTTGGCGCGCGCGAAGGAGGTGGGCTACCCGGTGGAGGCGGCCGTCCTCGACAAGGCGAAGAAGTACCTGGCGGACAAGGTGGCGGCGGGCGTGTGCACGCAGTGCGCGTACGGCTGCAACGCGCCGGGCCTGGAGACGCGGGTCTTCGCGCTCTACACGCTGTCTCGCATGGGGGCGCCGCGGCCGTCGTACTACAACGAGCTGTTCGAGCAGCGGCAGAAGCTGCCGCTCTTCGCGCAGGCGATGCTGACGGACGCCATCTTCGTGGGGAAGGGCAACCGCGCGCAGGGCCAGAAGCTGCTCCAGGAGCTGCTCAACAAGGCCCAGGAGTCCGCGGCGGGCGTGCACTTCCAGGAGACGGACGCGAAGACGTACGCGCCGCTCTGGTCCTCCGACACGCGCACCACGGCGCTGGTGCTCCAGACGCTGGTGGACGTGCAGCCGGACCACCCGTACGTGTCGAAGATGGGGCGCTACCTGGCGTCCGCGCGCGAGGGTGATGGGCGCTTCCGCAACACGCAGGAGGCGGCCTTCACGCTGATGGCGCTGTCGGAGGTGGTGCGCCGCAAGGAGACGGCCGTGCCGTCCTTCGAGGCGGTGGTGAAGCTGGGCGGGCAGGTGATCGCCTCCGCCGACTTCAAGGGCCGCGACATGGGCGTGAAGACGGTGCAGGTGCCGGTGGAGAAGCTGGGCCCCGCGGACAAGGCGCAGCCGCTCACCTTCGGGGTGAACGGCACGGGCAACCTCTACTACGGGGCGCTGCTGCGCTACGCACCGGCGCAGCTGCCGGTGGACCCCATGGACCGGGGCATCATCGTCCAGCGCTGGTTCGAGCCGTACACGGGCGGCGGCCAGGCGAAGGCGGCGCGCGCGGGCGAGCTGGTGCGCGTGCGGGTGCGCGTGGCCACGCCCATGCGGCGCAACTTCGTGGCGGTGGACGTGCCGCTGCCCGCGGGTCTGGAGCCGGTGGACACGTCGCTGGCCAGCACGGCGCGGCTGCCGGGCCCCGCGGGCTCCGGCCAGGAGGAGGGCCCCGGCGAGGGCTACGAGTACGAGAGCGAGGAGGACCTGTCGGAGACGGACGAGTCCGAGAACGTCTGGGCGACGCGCTTCTGGTCGCCGTTCAACCACACGGAGATGCGGGATGACCGCGTGGTGTTCTTCGCCGACGAGCTGCCCCCCGGCGTGCACGTGGCGACCTTTGTCGCCCGGGCCACGACGCCGGGTGACTTCCTGCTCAAGCCCGCGCACGCGGAGGAGATGTACGCGCCGGAGGTGTTCGGCCGCTCCGAGGGTGGGCGCTTCCCGGTGCTGATGCCGGACGAGGTCGCTTCGAAGTGA
- the pbpC gene encoding penicillin-binding protein 1C codes for MKRLTLRGTVRAVAVLAALLVVGCAGFIAWPLPGTLLSREALSSLVLTDRTGHALREVLSREDGRSVGLPEGRIPPKVRQAFIAAEDQRFTWHPGVDVVAVARAARDNVSAGRIVSGASTIPQQLARRLVPRERSWWGKAGEALWALRLTAHLSKEQVLLEYLDRVPLGNSTFGVEAAARRYFGRPAERLSAGQAALLAGMARSPARRDPYRRPEMAMAGMRDVLSRMVVEGFLTKEEARLAEETPLDLVPPERVFEVPHLTTALLQRLPELGLDRASRIETTIDPALQAAVEKAITEELRGLAHRRVGEAAAIVIDNASGEVLAYVGSSDFLDEEKGGQNDGVRSLRQPGSALKPFAYGLALSKGFTPSSVLADVEVHLATPGGAYVPKNYDRRAHGPVRLRAALASSYNIPAVRVADALGPEQVLRVLREAGFQSLKESASHYGVGIVLGNGDVTLRELARAYRGLARGGVVGPLREVRVAFGPDGKPLRIPQELEEHRFLAARPVELLTDVLADEAARAPAFGLDNALRLPFRVAAKTGTSRAHVDNWAAGFTRERTVAVWVGNFDGTPMRGVSGITGAGPVFARVMALAMRGLRAAPLVDRSHFEAAEICPLSGERAGPNCPGAMKEVYLPGTAPRHTCTMHRGDGSLDVGPAYLAWAQAEGLASTSVSAEGGPGAQPGFILPANGDEFLVEPELPESAQAVPVRVMAPQGAKLLELRTDDGRRIELRPPFVTRLPAVAGERRLELWAPGGSEPLAVTRFRVR; via the coding sequence ATGAAGCGCCTCACGCTTCGCGGGACGGTGCGCGCCGTTGCGGTACTGGCGGCGCTCCTGGTGGTGGGCTGCGCGGGCTTCATCGCGTGGCCCCTGCCGGGGACGTTGTTGTCCCGCGAGGCGCTGTCCTCGCTGGTGCTCACCGACCGCACGGGCCACGCCCTGCGCGAGGTGCTCTCCCGCGAGGACGGACGCAGTGTGGGCCTTCCGGAGGGACGCATTCCTCCGAAGGTGCGGCAGGCGTTCATCGCCGCGGAGGATCAACGCTTCACGTGGCATCCGGGCGTGGACGTGGTGGCGGTGGCCCGGGCGGCGCGAGACAACGTGTCCGCCGGGCGCATCGTGTCCGGCGCGTCCACGATTCCGCAGCAGCTGGCGCGCAGGCTGGTGCCCCGGGAGCGCTCGTGGTGGGGCAAGGCCGGCGAGGCGCTGTGGGCGCTGCGGCTGACGGCGCACCTGTCCAAGGAGCAGGTGCTGCTGGAGTACCTGGACCGCGTGCCGCTGGGGAACTCCACGTTCGGCGTGGAGGCGGCGGCGCGGCGGTATTTCGGGCGGCCCGCGGAGCGGCTGTCGGCGGGACAGGCGGCGCTGCTCGCGGGGATGGCTCGGTCGCCCGCGCGGAGGGATCCGTACCGGCGGCCGGAGATGGCCATGGCCGGGATGCGCGATGTGCTGTCGCGCATGGTGGTGGAGGGCTTCCTGACGAAGGAGGAGGCGCGGCTGGCGGAGGAGACGCCGTTGGATCTGGTGCCTCCGGAGCGCGTGTTCGAGGTGCCGCACCTGACGACGGCGCTGCTCCAGCGGCTGCCGGAGCTGGGCCTGGACCGGGCGTCGCGCATCGAGACGACCATCGACCCCGCGCTCCAGGCGGCGGTGGAGAAGGCCATCACGGAGGAGCTGCGGGGCCTGGCGCACCGGCGCGTGGGCGAGGCGGCGGCCATCGTCATCGACAATGCCTCGGGCGAGGTGCTCGCGTACGTGGGGTCCTCGGACTTCCTGGACGAGGAGAAGGGCGGGCAGAACGATGGCGTGCGTTCGCTGCGGCAGCCTGGGTCGGCGCTCAAGCCGTTCGCTTATGGGCTGGCGCTGAGCAAGGGCTTCACACCGTCGAGCGTGCTCGCGGACGTGGAGGTTCACCTGGCGACGCCGGGTGGCGCGTACGTTCCGAAGAACTACGACCGGCGCGCGCACGGCCCGGTGCGGCTGCGGGCGGCGCTGGCGTCCAGCTACAACATCCCGGCTGTGCGGGTGGCGGACGCGCTGGGGCCGGAGCAGGTGCTGCGCGTGCTGCGCGAGGCGGGCTTCCAGAGTCTCAAGGAGAGCGCGTCGCACTACGGCGTGGGCATCGTGCTGGGCAACGGGGACGTGACGCTGCGCGAGCTGGCTCGGGCGTACCGGGGGCTGGCTCGGGGGGGGGTGGTGGGGCCGTTGAGGGAGGTGCGCGTCGCGTTCGGGCCGGATGGCAAGCCGCTGAGGATTCCGCAGGAGTTGGAGGAGCACCGCTTCCTGGCGGCGAGGCCGGTGGAGTTGCTCACGGACGTGCTGGCGGACGAGGCCGCGCGGGCACCGGCCTTCGGTCTGGACAATGCGTTGCGGTTGCCGTTCCGGGTGGCGGCGAAGACGGGGACGAGCCGGGCGCACGTGGACAACTGGGCAGCGGGCTTCACGCGCGAGCGCACGGTGGCGGTCTGGGTGGGCAACTTCGACGGCACGCCGATGCGCGGGGTGTCCGGCATCACGGGCGCGGGCCCGGTGTTCGCGCGGGTGATGGCGCTGGCGATGAGGGGCCTGCGCGCCGCGCCACTGGTGGACCGGAGCCACTTCGAGGCCGCGGAGATCTGCCCGCTGTCCGGCGAGCGCGCGGGCCCGAACTGTCCCGGCGCGATGAAGGAGGTCTACCTGCCGGGCACGGCGCCGCGCCACACGTGCACCATGCACCGTGGCGACGGCTCGCTGGACGTGGGCCCGGCGTATCTCGCGTGGGCACAGGCGGAAGGACTGGCCTCCACGTCCGTGAGCGCCGAGGGAGGGCCGGGAGCGCAGCCCGGCTTCATCCTGCCGGCGAACGGCGATGAGTTCCTGGTGGAACCCGAGCTGCCCGAAAGCGCGCAGGCCGTGCCCGTGCGGGTGATGGCGCCACAGGGGGCGAAGCTGCTGGAGCTGCGCACGGACGACGGCCGCCGCATCGAGCTGCGCCCGCCCTTCGTGACACGACTGCCAGCGGTGGCGGGCGAGCGCCGGTTGGAACTCTGGGCGCCCGGTGGTTCCGAACCGCTGGCGGTGACGCGGTTCCGGGTCCGATGA
- a CDS encoding OmpA family protein, with protein sequence MAFNLIEAVGSQFMQKGLLQKISGSLGEDPQATTKALPGAIAAVAAGVADQGGNEAGAHRLLTKLNEGGYTGPDAPPRAGGVGEGLLDEEESGKGMLSGIFGNKLGGITDGLTRFGGMRNAGSATRLLSLAAPMLMGVLGKQVRDQRMGSSGLMQLLNGQRNNIAAALPAGLGGILGFGGARHAVAEVIEPHRETVTQVRETAPVREAHTVREATPRTTYNRPPERKKSIAGWAVPLALLALVALAWGALRGRRHESARAPQVSRTTPPPAQERVAQAPEPVRPTQPQQPATPPAEPPHTAQPTPPATGGAGTQTNEGTGGSGDVEKQTAGAADTQKKEEAGTGGSGQEKMRASDPNSLREAFNGPSAEQGFVLEGVEFKTGSSQLTAKSQKMVGELGVVMQEKPDSRVRINGFTDSTGDADANRQLSQSRAESVSRALVRRGIPQDRIEVSGEGDASPIAPNDTPAGRVQNRRIEVQVLGQ encoded by the coding sequence ATGGCGTTCAATCTGATCGAAGCAGTCGGCTCACAGTTCATGCAGAAGGGATTGCTCCAGAAGATCAGCGGTTCGCTGGGCGAGGATCCGCAGGCCACCACCAAGGCGCTGCCGGGCGCCATCGCCGCCGTGGCCGCGGGCGTCGCGGACCAGGGCGGAAACGAGGCCGGTGCCCACCGCCTGCTGACGAAGCTCAACGAGGGCGGCTACACCGGACCGGACGCGCCCCCTCGCGCCGGGGGCGTAGGCGAGGGGCTCCTCGACGAGGAGGAGAGCGGGAAGGGGATGCTGAGCGGCATCTTCGGCAACAAGCTGGGCGGCATCACCGACGGGCTCACGCGCTTCGGCGGGATGCGCAACGCCGGCTCGGCGACGCGGTTGTTGTCCCTGGCCGCACCCATGCTGATGGGCGTCCTGGGCAAACAGGTGCGTGATCAGCGCATGGGCTCGTCCGGGCTGATGCAGCTGCTCAACGGCCAGCGCAACAACATCGCCGCCGCGCTGCCGGCGGGCCTGGGCGGCATCCTGGGCTTCGGCGGTGCGCGCCACGCGGTCGCGGAGGTCATCGAACCCCACCGCGAGACCGTGACGCAGGTCCGTGAGACGGCGCCCGTGCGCGAGGCTCACACCGTTCGCGAGGCGACGCCGCGGACGACCTACAACCGTCCACCGGAGCGCAAGAAGAGCATCGCCGGCTGGGCCGTTCCGCTGGCCCTGCTCGCCCTGGTCGCGCTCGCGTGGGGCGCCCTGCGTGGACGCAGGCACGAGTCCGCCCGGGCCCCGCAGGTGAGCCGCACCACACCGCCTCCCGCACAGGAGCGCGTCGCGCAGGCCCCCGAGCCCGTGCGGCCCACGCAGCCGCAGCAGCCCGCGACGCCTCCCGCGGAGCCGCCGCATACCGCGCAGCCGACCCCGCCCGCCACGGGTGGTGCCGGCACGCAGACCAATGAGGGCACGGGCGGCTCCGGCGACGTGGAGAAGCAGACCGCGGGCGCGGCGGACACCCAGAAGAAGGAGGAAGCGGGCACCGGCGGTTCGGGCCAGGAGAAGATGCGCGCGAGCGACCCCAACAGCCTGCGTGAGGCCTTCAACGGCCCCAGCGCGGAGCAGGGCTTCGTGCTGGAGGGCGTGGAGTTCAAGACGGGTTCGTCGCAGCTCACCGCCAAGAGCCAGAAGATGGTGGGCGAGCTGGGTGTCGTGATGCAGGAGAAGCCTGACTCGCGCGTGCGCATCAATGGCTTCACGGACTCCACCGGCGACGCGGACGCCAACCGTCAGCTGTCGCAGAGCCGTGCGGAGAGCGTGAGCCGGGCGCTCGTGCGCCGAGGCATCCCGCAGGACCGCATCGAGGTCAGCGGCGAGGGTGACGCCAGTCCCATCGCCCCCAACGACACCCCCGCGGGCCGCGTGCAGAACCGCCGCATCGAGGTGCAGGTCCTCGGTCAGTAG